A segment of the Streptomyces sp. Tu 2975 genome:
GCCGCGGCCGACGCGGTCACGACCGGCCGGACGGGCCCGCCGCCGCAGGACTGCGCCGACCGGTATGCGGAGCGGTCGATGGCGGCGGGCATCGCCGCCGGCACCGCCGCCTTGCCGTTCGCCGGCATCCGCAAGGCGATCGCGCTCGGTGTGGCCTCGGTACCGAAGGCGCCCGGTGCGGGACGTGAGGGCTTCGCCACGGCTCTGGGCCGGTATCTGGCCCTGCGGGGCGTGGTGACGATGGACCGCACCGCGCTGCGACGCCTGGGGCAGGTGGACACCATCGTCCTGGACGAGAACTCTCTGCGGGGGGACCGGTACGAGCCGGTGGACCTGGAGTTGCTGGAGGGCGCTGATCCCGAGCAGGTCTCCGAGCGGCTGTTCGCGCTCTTCGACTCGGATGCGCCTCTGGCCGTCGGCCGCGCAGGTGACTGGGTGCTGGGGCCGCTGGACGAGCTGGACCTGGAAGGGCGGACCGGTCACAAGGCGGCGAAGCGGCTGCTGAGGCGGGGCAGCGAGAAGACCCTCGGCCTGGCTCAGGGCCGTCGGCTTCAGGCGGTGGCGGGGCTGGGCACCGAGTCGGCGCCCGGAGCCGAGGCCGTCGCCGCGGCGGCGCGACGGGCCGGCGCACGGGTCGTGGTCGCGTCCGACCAGGAGAGCCCCGGTCCGACGTTCGCCGACGCCGTGGTGCCCGCGGGCGAGCGCCTGGCGGCGGCGGTCCGTGACCTTCAGGCCGGTGGCGCGGTCGTCCTGCTGATCTCCGGCGAGCGCCGCGCGCTGGCCGCGGCCGACTGTGCGATCGGCGTGCAGCGCGAGGACGAGCACACTCCGTGGGGCGCCCACATCCTGGTCGGATCGGACCTGGAGGCAGCGGGCCTGATCGTCGACGCGGTGGGCGTGGCCGCGGTGGTGGACCGCGACAGCCACTACCTGGCCGCGGGAGGGAGCGGGGTCGGCGCTGTCGCCGCGCTGCAGGGACCGGCCTGGCGGGCGACCGCGAGGGTACTCGCCGTGAGCAACACGGCCGGGGCCGTGGCATTCTGCCTCGGCACCTGGCGCGCCCGGCAGTTGCTGAGCCGCCCTTTCACGCCGCCGGTGACGCGCGTCCCCTGGCACCTCATGCCGGCCGACCGCGTCATGGAGCGGCTGGCAACCCGCGCGGAGGGCCTCTCCGGGGAGGAAGCGGCAGCTCGCCGCCCCGAGGCGCACACGGGGGAACCGGCGAAGCTGACGCTGCCGTACGCCTTCGTCGAAGAGCTCTCCAATCCGCTCACCCCGATCCTCGCCGCCGGCGCCGCTCTCGCCGCGGCCGTCGGGTCCCGGACCGACGCCGCTCTGGTCGCCGCCATCACCGGCGTCTCCGCACTGGTCGGCGGCGTCCAGCGGGTGCGTACCGATCGCGCGCTAGCCGAGCTCTTCGCTCGGTCGGCCATCGGGGCTCGTGTGCGGCGTGAGGGGCGGGAGCGTCTGGTCGCGTCGGGGGACCTGGTCCCCGGCGACATCGTCTCTCTGGGGCCCGACTTCGTGGTGCCCGCGGACTGCCGACTGCTGGAGGCGGAAGGCCTCGAGGTCGACGAATCCTCCCTCACCGGGGAATCCCTGGCCGTCAGCAAGGATCCCGCGCCGGTGGTCGCCGCGCACATCACCGGACGCCGCTCGATGCTCTACGAGGGCACCACCGTCTCCGCCGGACGAGCCGTCGCCGTCGTCGTGGCGACGGGCTCGGCGACGGAAGCCGGACGCAGTCTCGCCACCGCCCGTCAGGCCGCACCGGAAACAGGCGTGGAGGCCCGGCTCTCCTCTCTCACCCGCGCCAGCATGCCGATCGCCCTGGGATCCGCCGTAGCTGTCGCCCTCTCCGGCCTCCTCCACGGCCGCCCGCTGACCGACAATCTCGCCTCCGCCGTCAACCTGGCGGTCGCCTCCGTCCCCGAGGGCCTGCCCTTCCTCGTCAACGCCGCTCAGCTCGCCGCCGCGCGGCGCCTGGCCGACAGGGGCGCCCTCGTGCGCAATCCCCGCACGATCGAGGCACTCGGCCGCGCCGACGTGCTCTGTTTCGACAAGACGGGGACCCTGACCGAGGGGACCCTGGAGCTCTCCGGCGTCAGTCATGGCAAGGAAGCCGCCGCTCTCGACCGGCTCGACAGCCTCCACAAGGACGTTCTCGCCGCGGCGCTGCGTGCCACGCCGCCCGCCCGTCAGGCCGAGCCGATGGCTCACCGGACCGACCGCGCGATCGTGGACGGCGCTCGCCGGGCGAACGTCACCACCCGTACCGGCGCTCCCCGTTGGCGGCGTACCGATGCCCTTCCGTTCGAGCCGGCCAGGGCGTACCACGCCACCGTCGGCCAGGCCGGCGGCGGTGTCCTGCTCAGCGTGAAGGGGGCGCCGGAGAATGTCGTCGGCCGGTGTACCCGGCGTCGGCAGCAGCACGGTGCCGTGACTCTCG
Coding sequences within it:
- a CDS encoding cation-translocating P-type ATPase, whose product is MAESLLAGSGREVWWSSERCYIAVCGVHGAGGEAVARRVVRAVEGHPGVLWARVNAPMERVIVAVGSPAPAESELVALVEQAEGDHAADAEAFDEWQPEPHHPAEGPPSPAVPALVADTLGLALVTFRRLAPWFGLPPEISGAIDAVRHHPRLRHLVEDIGPPEQADSLLPVIGALVQGMATGGGGLALDVLQRLAVWREADAERTAWREREAVLVRGPEEAAADAVTTGRTGPPPQDCADRYAERSMAAGIAAGTAALPFAGIRKAIALGVASVPKAPGAGREGFATALGRYLALRGVVTMDRTALRRLGQVDTIVLDENSLRGDRYEPVDLELLEGADPEQVSERLFALFDSDAPLAVGRAGDWVLGPLDELDLEGRTGHKAAKRLLRRGSEKTLGLAQGRRLQAVAGLGTESAPGAEAVAAAARRAGARVVVASDQESPGPTFADAVVPAGERLAAAVRDLQAGGAVVLLISGERRALAAADCAIGVQREDEHTPWGAHILVGSDLEAAGLIVDAVGVAAVVDRDSHYLAAGGSGVGAVAALQGPAWRATARVLAVSNTAGAVAFCLGTWRARQLLSRPFTPPVTRVPWHLMPADRVMERLATRAEGLSGEEAAARRPEAHTGEPAKLTLPYAFVEELSNPLTPILAAGAALAAAVGSRTDAALVAAITGVSALVGGVQRVRTDRALAELFARSAIGARVRREGRERLVASGDLVPGDIVSLGPDFVVPADCRLLEAEGLEVDESSLTGESLAVSKDPAPVVAAHITGRRSMLYEGTTVSAGRAVAVVVATGSATEAGRSLATARQAAPETGVEARLSSLTRASMPIALGSAVAVALSGLLHGRPLTDNLASAVNLAVASVPEGLPFLVNAAQLAAARRLADRGALVRNPRTIEALGRADVLCFDKTGTLTEGTLELSGVSHGKEAAALDRLDSLHKDVLAAALRATPPARQAEPMAHRTDRAIVDGARRANVTTRTGAPRWRRTDALPFEPARAYHATVGQAGGGVLLSVKGAPENVVGRCTRRRQQHGAVTLDDAARRELAGAAEELAAAGRRVLAVAERRMESGEDLSDEAVQGLVFLGFVTLADPVRDSAAPATARLREAGVHTVMLTGDHPATADAIASTISDVAQPKVCTGPEIDELDDATLDELLPTVDVIARCSPGHKVRIVQAYQHIGRVVAMTGDGANDAPAIRLADVGIALGRRGTPAATAAADLVVTDDRLETIVAALMEGRAMWTSVRAALAILIGGNLGEVTFSVLTSAITGATPLNARQIMLVNLLTDLAPSLAIAVREPSGQTGERLLAEGPHRSLGTALTQEMLARGIVTALGAGLAWTAARLTGRGRRAATVALAAVVGTQLAQTLTTGGTDRNVLVAGLGSAAVLVAIIQVPGVSRFFGCTPLGPVAWGITFGAVASATLLGHFLAPWVISRLAPGDSG